In Desulfomonilaceae bacterium, the DNA window ATCTGGGAACCGCTGTATGGATGAGTTTCTTTGTAGTGATAGGCTTTGGAGGTCTTATGTTGCTAAGCGCTATAGCTTATGCCTTGGTAACCGTGAACTATACTCTTGCCGCTGTTTGCACTTTCCTTCTGTTTGCTCCGGTCCTAATGACCGTCATCTGGGCCATACTGGCTTTTTTTAACGTCATGAGCGGCAAATGGGCTTGTAGTTCTAACCTTTCAGAGCAGGATTGGTCTGACCCCGTCAGAGCGCTCAACAGATCATAACGCCATAATCTCAAGGAAATCCGTTTGGAAAGAGGATGAACAGGCCGCGTTAAATGGCAGAATGCCTGAAATCGTTAGTGGGAGCCTTGTCGGAAGAGCCCCATGCGGGGTCACAATCAGATGAAGCAACGCGATTGCCTCAATCCTAAAGATACAAGAAACCGGAAACCTGAGTCTAATTTCAAGGTTTGCCTTGGTTTGTCCATGACCAGGCTTGGCATAAGCGAGCGATAACACTCGTACAGTATGATCTGATGTTCTCTAATTAAAAATCATTTCATATATTGAAGGAGAGAGAAAACCTTCCAAAACTACACATATTCATAATTAGTTCATAAATATTAATTAGTTGTAGATTATAATACTTTCACAAAAAATACACCGAAATTCATCTCTTTCTAGGGATTTGCATATACTGGTCGTCTATGATTATAAGCCGGGAATCTGCTTGTGGACGACCTATGTGATAGGTTCATGTCCATTGTTCATCTGCCAACAGTCCAGCGCTATGTCTCGGCGGATCACCTCTGACGAGCCTCTTACAAGATATAAATTCAAAAATACAAGTAGTTAGTTGTCGTCATTATAATATCAGTAACTTGGTGTTTTTGTAAAAAGCTTAGTTGACTTTTTTGTTAGATGAGCGTTATATTAGTGTACAATTAATACACAACCAGCCGGACAACTGTTTCCATGCAAAGGGGACAAATGTCGAAAAAGTCCGACAAAATTGTAGAGGCAAACCTCTCACATCATCCTGGCGGTCCAGAGTTTTCTTTAAATAATAGTGATCTTAGATCCTTATCCCAAAGTGAAGCCGAATTCAATCGTTATGATGTGACATACCAGCTTCTTCTGGATTCTTTTCGCGAACCGATGTGCGTAGTAAATCATGAGGGGCGTGTCATTGATTGCAATGCCGCAGCCTGCGGTTCTTTCGATCTGAAAAGAAATGATCTATTAACCTCTGTGGTTCCGGCCCTGGCTCCAACCGCCATTCTTGACAAACCCCAAAATATGTTTCCGAATATCATCAAAGATCCAAAAATGTTTCAAAAACATGTTCAGATCAATGGCCTCAAGTATCAAAGCACGTATATTCCGGTATCCACTACTGGCGATAAAATTGATGGTGTTTCAATAGTTTGTCGGAATGTAACCGCCAATAGCGCTGAAGATAGATTCTTGGTTAACAACTATGATCAACTTGATCCTAGCCTCAAACAAAAATCTAATGACCTAGCAGAGGCCAATCGCCTGCTAAAGCTGGAGGTAGATGAACGATTGCGAGCAGAAAGTGAACTAAGACAAATCAACAAACTGTATAAGACTGTTGTTGAAACCTCAAAAGACATTATATCGACGATGACGCTTGATTTGAAGTACACGTATGTGAGTTCATCAGTGATAAACGCCCTCGGTTACACGCCTGAAGAAATGTTGAAACTCAATGCGCTTGAGACCATGACCCCAGAATCAAGACACAATATAGTAACATCGCTTAAGGACTGGTTGGAGAAAGGATCGTCGGGGGCGGATCCTGCGCAGAACTCACGGACGGAAGAAGCTCAGCAATACATGAAAAACGGACAGGTCAGGTGGGCGGAAATAACTGGAACCTTCTTAAGGGACGAAAATGGGAAACCTTACGGAATCGTAACAACGTCGAGGGACATCACGGACAGGAAGCGGCTAGAGAGCGAATTGCAGGATTCGTTGAGGCTCTTGGAACAGAGAGTAAGGGAAAGGACATCTGACCTAGAATCAATAAATGAGAAGCTCATGCTCGAGATTAGCCAGCGGAGAGTGACGGAACAAAGACTTATTGATAGTGAAAAGAGATTTGGGGCCATGTTTGAAGGAGCGCTTGATTGCGTGTTTCTCAAGGACACAAATCTTAAAATTACGCATGTTAACCCTGCAATGTTGGAACTGACCAGGAAACCGTTGTCTGCATTCATTGGCAAGACGTTTGAAAAGGTTTTTGGAATGACTAGGTCTGCTAGTATAAAAGACGCAGACCTGAAAACCCTGAATGGGGAAACGGTTGATACGGAGTTTTCACTTAAGATATCCGGCAGATTAATCACATTTAGCAGTGTTCGTTTTCCGATCAGAAACAGTGAAGGCACCGTGGTGGGAATATGCGGAATTCTTCGGGATATAACAGATAGAAAAGCTCATACCAGCAAGACGATTACTTTCCCATCCAAATCATTTTCACCAATTTTTCAGGACACTCTGCGTGAGTTGGCGTTAGTGGCAGGCACAGACAGCACGGTCCTGTTAATGGGCGAAAGTGGTGTTGGCAAAGACTATCTTGCGAAATTCCTGCATGAGAAATCAAGAAGAGCGGGAAGCCCCTTCTTTGCTGTTAATTGCGCCGCATTACCTCCCAACCTTGCTGAATCTGAGTTGTTCGGCCATGAACATGGTTCTTTTACGGGATCCGGATCGCTGAAACGTGGGCTGCTGGAATTAGCTGAATCAGGAACCCTTCTGCTGAACGAAATTGGAGACCTTCCAGCTAACTTTCAGGCAAAGCTGCTAACCTTTCTGGACACTCAATCATTTACTCGTGTTGGCGGTGAGAAACTCATAAAAATTAATGCCCGTATCCTAGCCGCAACCAACAAAAATCTTGTCGATGAGGTCGAATCCGGTAATTTCAGAACTGATCTTTTCTTTCGATTGAATGTTTTTACACTGGTGGTACCACCCCTCAGGGACAGGCTTGAGGATTTACCACTAATATGTAACGATTTGATTGTGGGCCTATCGCAGAGATTTGGAATGCCTCGGATACCTGTCATTAAGCCTAAAGCCTTGAAAATGCTGGAACAATACCATTGGCCCGGAAACATCAGGGAACTCCGAAATGTTCTTGAGAGAGCATTGATCATAGCTGAACGAGGTGACATCACAGAAGACCATATAATTGGGATAAGACAGGCGCCTAAATCGAAACCTCCCAGCCCATTTCAGGGTCCAAAGGGAACAACTGACCAGGCATCGATAAGTCATGCGATCATTGACTTGAAAAAATCGTTAATTGAAAAGGCTTTGCTCAAATGTAACGGGAATGTAACTAAAGCTGCAGAATCGTTGGGAATGACCAGGAACTCTCTAAAATATCACATGAAAAAAAACAAGATAAAAAGAAAGAATTAAAATATGCGGCGCCATAGCCTTGAAACCCCCTGACTAATAACTTGGACTGACATTCAGTAAAGGCTCTTCGCTTTCCGGGACTGTTCACCCTCGAAAAGTCGTTACTTGATGAGGGTGAACAGTCCATTGAAATCAACTGGACTTCGGATAGAGGATTTCAAACAATTCTGTATCAATTCATTGCCATCAACTTGGATTGTACCATCTGGGATTCTGTTTCCATTCCCATTTCTTGGTAGACTTCAGACAAAGACCTTATGGTCTCGGCGAAAAGTGGTCTTCCGACAAAAGCCACTGTCTGGAGTTGGGTAACAGCTTTTTTGTAATTGTTTGCGGCTAGTTTGAGATTACCCTTACTCCTGTAAATGTCCCCAAGGCCTTTGAATACCAATCCCAGGGAGCTTGGCGAGGCTTTTCCATTGTACTCAAAAATCCCGAGAGCTTCCTTGTAACATTTGAGCGAACGCTCAGGCTTGCCCAATTTTGAATAGGCGTTTCCGAGACTCAACAAAGTCTGCCCCAGTTGTTCCTGTGGAACCACGCTTTGAGACCGATAGATCTTCACCGAGTTCCTTAAACAACCAGCGGCTTTGGAGTAGTCCCCAGAGTTTTCGCTCATCGCTCCCAGCCCCTCGAAAGCGGCCGCCATTTTGAGCTTCAAGGCCGCTCTGTATTTTGAAAAACAACAAAACCTGTCGATTGCCGATAGATAAAGTTTTTCAGCCTCGGGATAATTACCCTCCGAGG includes these proteins:
- a CDS encoding sigma 54-interacting transcriptional regulator; protein product: MSKKSDKIVEANLSHHPGGPEFSLNNSDLRSLSQSEAEFNRYDVTYQLLLDSFREPMCVVNHEGRVIDCNAAACGSFDLKRNDLLTSVVPALAPTAILDKPQNMFPNIIKDPKMFQKHVQINGLKYQSTYIPVSTTGDKIDGVSIVCRNVTANSAEDRFLVNNYDQLDPSLKQKSNDLAEANRLLKLEVDERLRAESELRQINKLYKTVVETSKDIISTMTLDLKYTYVSSSVINALGYTPEEMLKLNALETMTPESRHNIVTSLKDWLEKGSSGADPAQNSRTEEAQQYMKNGQVRWAEITGTFLRDENGKPYGIVTTSRDITDRKRLESELQDSLRLLEQRVRERTSDLESINEKLMLEISQRRVTEQRLIDSEKRFGAMFEGALDCVFLKDTNLKITHVNPAMLELTRKPLSAFIGKTFEKVFGMTRSASIKDADLKTLNGETVDTEFSLKISGRLITFSSVRFPIRNSEGTVVGICGILRDITDRKAHTSKTITFPSKSFSPIFQDTLRELALVAGTDSTVLLMGESGVGKDYLAKFLHEKSRRAGSPFFAVNCAALPPNLAESELFGHEHGSFTGSGSLKRGLLELAESGTLLLNEIGDLPANFQAKLLTFLDTQSFTRVGGEKLIKINARILAATNKNLVDEVESGNFRTDLFFRLNVFTLVVPPLRDRLEDLPLICNDLIVGLSQRFGMPRIPVIKPKALKMLEQYHWPGNIRELRNVLERALIIAERGDITEDHIIGIRQAPKSKPPSPFQGPKGTTDQASISHAIIDLKKSLIEKALLKCNGNVTKAAESLGMTRNSLKYHMKKNKIKRKN
- a CDS encoding tetratricopeptide repeat protein, with product MKLNSLLIVALATVTFAITDASASYKSWNEYYSNAETLMADGRIPEALRFAKRSVIESRDRHGEQTINTFKSLELQAELTKASGNYKRAVKLQSDAYDLVKRIKGSDDPKTINSQCRLAQLSTLAGNLKTGEAYYRDALATCQAGNRQGCITIAEPMIGLAQVLASEGNYPEAEKLYLSAIDRFCCFSKYRAALKLKMAAAFEGLGAMSENSGDYSKAAGCLRNSVKIYRSQSVVPQEQLGQTLLSLGNAYSKLGKPERSLKCYKEALGIFEYNGKASPSSLGLVFKGLGDIYRSKGNLKLAANNYKKAVTQLQTVAFVGRPLFAETIRSLSEVYQEMGMETESQMVQSKLMAMN